The DNA segment TGCCGCCATCTTGGACCCGGCTCACGTGATCAAGCGGAGCGACCTATGCAAAGCACCTACAGGGGAAATTTCCTATCACATTCCGTCACGGCTAGAAGCTTGAATTAATTTTCTCATGATCTGACTTTTAGGTGATAATAGAAGATATATCTCCATATTATCCCCTTCCAAGGTTCACCTTGTCAACCTCTTgtctatattttttcaaagactcCCCCTGCCTAATTAACATATTGGTACCTTCCAGGTCACTCCCCTTCACTGATTGGGCCCTACATCTTGCCACACTCCTTCCATTGGCTTCATCTTTTCTTACTTTCACCAATCACTCTCACGTCCCTGTAGCGGCCGACCTCCCCTTAGCAACCAGCCAAACACACGGTCCATGCCCTTTCCAAGAAGTTTGATCCGAGGTCCATTCCTACCTGACTCCATAGGCTCAACTTCATGTCGATCATTTCCCCCTATTTTCCAAATCTGGTCCCAACACCGCCTCAGGTCTGTCTCTTCTGTTACCTAACTGGCAACTGGCTGGGAGCCACTGAGCTCCTGAAGCGAACCAATCATAGACGAACCGATTAGCTATCTTGAGATAGGTCCTTGGGGTGCCAGTGGGTTAGAGGCAGAACAACTCCAGTTATGGGCGAAAGCCACAGATCCTTGTCCATTGAGCCCTGAGCCCCACGCAGGGCAGGGCCAACATTTACAACCTCGCTCTTTGTCGTAGAAGGGGTCTGTTCTCCAAAACCTCCTTCCACTTTGCTCCCTATTCGAGGGGAGTCTGCAGTTCAGCCAATTATCTTTTTGAACCTCTGCCCCAGGAATACATGCTCGGTTCCAGGCCGTTGGAGGACACTCTACCTTAGATAGGGACTGCAGCCTAGAAATATCCGCGGCTTCACCTAAGTACTCTAGCGCATACAGTAATACCCTGACTTTCAGATGAGGACCCCAGTTCCTTCGAGCAAGCGGTGTCTCTATTCCCAAATGAAAGCTCCATTTCAGAGACAGGTACCCAACCCAGAGACGCCTCCATTTCTATTCTGGGGGCCCAGACTAGATGTACCCCCCGAGATCTAGTTAGGGACCCAGGTTCCGAAGATTCAGCTGAACACACAGCCTCAGATGAAGTCCTTCCCCCCGTTGAGATTTTCTTGGTGCCAGAAAAGCGAATATGTCCCGAGTCCCAGGCGGGAACCTCACTCCGAGAGCCAACTATCGCCGTAGGTTTAGACGATAGCCTTATTTCGGGGGAGACCATGTCTGCGTAACGCTCGCGGAAGTTTAGTTGGGTTACTATAATCCGCTAGGCAGGGCGGTGTATCTGTCTGCTGGTGCGCGGCTTCAAGCTTTACTCCTCTTTCGCCCCGACCCACATGCCCCGCCCCCACTGCGGACGCTAGAGGACTAGACGGGTCTTCCCAGCATGCATTGCTCGGGAACGAGGCAAGTCGGGCGCCAAGCGCGGGGTCGAAGCGGCCTTCCCGGAGTCCTTTGCGCGGCACCTGGCGACAAAATGGCTGCCCGAGGGAGACGGGCGGAGCCTCCGGTCCGGGAGGCCCCGGGCCCCgcgggcggtggcggcggcgggagcCGATGGGCTGAGTCGGGGCCCGGGACGTCGCCCGAGAGCGGGGATGATGAAGTGTCGGGCGCTAGTTCGAGCCCTGTGACGGGCGGCGTGAACTTGTTCGCCAACGACGGCAGCTTCCTGGAGCTGTTCAAGCggaagatggaggaggagcagcggcagcggcaggaGGAGCCGCCCCCGGGCCCGCAGCGACCCGACCAGCcggccaccgccgccgccgcgggtCCCGGGGATCCGAAGAGGAAGGGCGGCCCGGGCCCCACGCTTAGCTTCGTAAGGAGccgcgggggtgggggcgggcgcCAGGGCCTTCCTCGGTCGGGGGAATTGGGCCCGAGAAAGGGGATCGGGTCCACCCTACTCTCTGGGTAAAGTGCTGGGGATTCGGAACCTGGACGAGAGAGGCCTGGGGGCGGAGGTGGGGACCCCTGGAGCCTGCCCGCAAGAACTGGGAGAAATTCCGTTGGAAACAGCGCTCCGGGGATGGGGAAACCTGAATACCACTGTTTGAGTGGTACCCGAACTTTGGATACTGGGACCATCTCCCACTATGGGAATGGGGGATATAGTCAAGTCTGGAGTCTGAATTGTGTGGATGAGAGACTCGGACTACTTACTGTGTGACCCTAGGAGAGATTTTCGTGTCTTTCCCGAGTCTCATTCCTCCACTGTCTATTGAGCACCTTAccttgtgctgggcactgtgcta comes from the Phacochoerus africanus isolate WHEZ1 chromosome 4, ROS_Pafr_v1, whole genome shotgun sequence genome and includes:
- the TRIR gene encoding telomerase RNA component interacting RNase — translated: MAARGRRAEPPVREAPGPAGGGGGGSRWAESGPGTSPESGDDEVSGASSSPVTGGVNLFANDGSFLELFKRKMEEEQRQRQEEPPPGPQRPDQPATAAAAGPGDPKRKGGPGPTLSFVGKRRGGNKLALKTGIVAKKQKTEDEVLTSKGDAWAKYMAEVKKYKAHQCGDDDKTRPLVK